The Colletotrichum destructivum chromosome 7, complete sequence genome contains the following window.
GGTGTGACTTGTGCGTTGCGGTTCATCGGAGGACGATAGTTCGCCCGCTAATCCAATGCCTCTCTGCGCGTAACAACACTCCTTCGCGATGGAAATTCCTCTGAAACATCCAAGTATGATGAGTCAAGGTGGTGTGCTTGAAAGTTGAGCGAACACGAGCGTCGTAGAGCTCGATATTGCTTTTTCTCCCCCCACACTTCTTCCTTGGAAACCGCAGGGACGTTAGTTTTCGTCGTCTGGTTCTGTCTTGGAATCTTCAACGCTTGAATGATGCGCCGATGAACCGGGCCGTTCAATAACTCTGCCGCTATTTCGAAATTGTAACATAAGACAAATCTCTTGACAGACTCTCTTTTCGTAGTCGTCCTGAGTAACCTTCTCTATGATGCGTGAGAACGATACTTTAGCAGGTAAACCCAGATACCAAACTCAGGCAGCATTCCCATTACTTACAAGCAACCGCGGCCTTCACCTCGAAAGACTGCATGTACTAATCATtgccccctcccttccccctgGTGGGCGTCCAATTTCTTGCAACGGCCTCATGGTACAAGAGTTCCACCCCGGACTGCCATGCCAAGCCTTCATGACATTGCGCCGCCTTAACTAGTGAACCTGTGACTGTTGACATCGAACCGGGCTCTCAGTGGCCGGAATAAGTCAAGTTCCATAGGCTATTCTCGCTATCGGCCAATGCGAGCTGCCGCGATGACAACCCCCCTATTTCCCTCGTGGGATTCTCTGTTTGTCTCGTAAGGGAGTGTCTCTGACCCCCAAGATGGCAGCTGTCGCAGAAGCTAAGCCCTCTTTGTCCTTTGTTGTGTGTTCTTTGACCCCCTTTCTCTGCCGGTGCTTCACGCTAATACTTCAGCCCTCCGGTCAGTCGAGGATCATCAGGGGAAACGAACGTTGACCCCGATCCGTTATTGATGTTAttgtttgtttttttgttggGCACGATGATTCTCGCGCGCGACCAAAGTTCAGCTACTGTGTGTCAACGAACTGGCGGCCCTCGACCAGCTTCGTCGAGTCTTCCTGGTCCAGTTGCCAGTATCCGCCGATTTCGCGGAACGTCTGCTCGAAACCAGGCAGAAGATCGTTCAGATCCCTcgcctcgacgtcggacATGTCGGTACACTGCGCTGCCGCAAGCTTGTTGGAGTGGAAGGGCATATACGCGGCGCCATCCCACTTGATGCCCACTTTGACGCTCACCTCGGGGCTCTCCTCGCTCAACGCCCTCTTGTAATGCCGCAGGTATCCCCCCTTGACGTCGCGGTTCCAACGCATGACCTCGAGCGACACCGTCTTGACTAGCCCGCCGTGGAGGAACGcgacgcggccgtcgtcTGGGTGGTATTGGGCGAAGGAGTGGCCGCAGTAGAAGCCCTCGTTCTCCGTCCCCACGCTCGTGAGCCACTTCCTCGGCTTTCCAAACGTTGTGCGCAGGGCATGCCATGCAAAGCGGAACATGTCCTTGTCGCCCAGGAGGAAATCGTTGTAGTATTTCCCCTGTTCGTTGTTCAGCCAGGAGGCGAGTTGAAGATGATACCAGAAACGCCTCTTATCCACCAGCAGTTGGCCGCTTTCCTGCTCGTGTTCGGCCATCCGGCAGGGGGTGTTGAAGATCGCCCACGTCGGGTTCTGGGGCCGCGTGCGCGCGATGTCGGGCCAGAACACTGCGTGGTACTCGGTGTACTGAAGCGAATCGTAGAGGATGGCCGGGTCCAGGACGGGAATGTTGTCCGAGTCCAGCAAAAGAGGTTCGGCCCATCTGGAGTTTAGGAGAGCTGCCGTCTTGAGCTGGTAGTTGATCCCAAAGATCCCGTCTTTCTTGATGTGGACAATGTTGTGGTCTTTGGAGAGGTCGTTGTAGTATATCGGTTCGTACAATACGTTCAAGTCCGCCATGGCTCCAATGTCCATCTCATTGTCCCAGTAGTGAATTTCAACGGGGATCGTGGAACCAAGCTTCTTCAACTGGCGCAGGATGACCTTGACACGCATCACTGTGTCCGCGTTTCCCGCAACAATGACCAGCCCACGGCCCGAGAATCGATCCTTGACACTCGCATACGGGATCATCTGACCTTGGACGAAATCGTGCCATTCTCGCCGGCGTAGCTCGATCTCCAAAACCGGCCGGTCCTCGATGGCCCATTCCAGCGAGTCGGAGAACTGAAAATCGACATAAGTTTCCGCAGGCCAGGTACACGCTGCACGGGCTTCTTGTTGAGAGATACCCTTCAGGTCTATGACTGCGGCAAAATGGGGGATGAACTCGTCGGCTGCCGTGAGCTTATGGGCATCGGGGATGAGCTGCGCTTGCTGCGTCTGCGGCCGAGAGTCAAGTGTACCATCGAGTATGCCACTCTCGCTGCGACTGGGGGGAGGGATATTCTCGTCGAAAGGGGAGTCTCTAAGCGAATCCTCCGGCGGTCCGCCGTTGGACGATTGGGACGACTGGGTGCCTGTGTCGTTGTTTCTGAACAACAATATCAGAAACCATGTAATGAAGAGAGCAAAGCCGACGCGCGTCCGCTTGGCACCCGCCATGCTGCTGTGATGTCGATCTGTCTGATAACAGCTGGAAGCGACCAGCACGACTAAGATGACGGCTGGGGATATTCGCACTCTGTTGATGGGAATCCCTTTGTAAAAATAGCAAGAATCATCCGTACTCGCCAATTCCCGTGGTTCATCTCATATCTTgtccgccggcctcggcccaAGCCATCCCATAATCCGCTGATCCCCATGTGAAGGCGGCAGGGGTTGTTGTTCCCCGCGTGCTGTGCCGCTGCAGGTGCAGGACGGCGTTATGCGGGGTTCGTCGCATCCTGCAGCTCCAGGTGATCATCATGAGGGTTGGCTTGGACAACTTGGCAACTATCACGAGCTTTCATTGGCGAAGGACTTCAGGAGTGATATCAACGTGGTTAAACAAATCTTTCTGAGGCGACGCTACGACACTGACCGACCACCACGAAAGCTCGCAAAGTAAATGTAGGCCTAGCAGAATTACTGAAGTCTCGGTCGTAGTTAAAGCTTCCGAGGTAGTGATCTCTCAACAGTATCTCAGAAAGGGGCACACATCACTTTCTTCGACAACCTGGTTTATGTATGCAGCTTACGGGCGGTTCGCTCATCATGACTACAACTTTGCCCTTCCTATGCCAAGATTGTTCCAATCGTCCTGGGTGAATGGTACATATGTGTTACCCttgccgagcttctcgatcCAGAGAACTTGATCACCGCCCTGAACCTGGCTAGGATCCACACCTTCGTTCTTCAGCGGGACCTTGTTCTGTTTGTTGTTGTGCGTTGCTGTCCCTTCGTTCAGCAGGCGGACGAAGACGGGAACCGCGTACCTTGGAAGTCGAGCGCGGGCATAGCTGCGTTGGGTAAGTAATTTTGTGCCAATATTCccaagagaaagaaaactTTGCTTACCTGAGAAAGTCGGCAAAGTCGAATGACGACTTCTGGCTCGGGGTGATGTCAAGTGCAGCTGCGCCAGCCTTGCCGTCGTGCCCCGGAAGTTGAACACCATAGACAACTGCTTCGTTGACTCCGGGGTAGCTACCAAGAACCTCGGAGACTTCTGCGGTCGATACGTTTTCGCCTTTCCATCGATACGTATCTCCCAGACTGTAACACGGTGTCAGCAGAATCATTTAAAACAACGATGACCAACCCTCGCAACAGACTTACCGGTCCAGGAAGAACCACCTGCCGTCGCCATCACGCCTCATCGAGTCCCCGGTTCGATAAAAACAGTCACCTTTCTTGACGACGTCTCTGACAAACTTCTTGCTCGTCGCATCCTCGTTGTTGAAGTAGCCCGGAAACGCACGCTCACCGGGATGCTCCGTCAAGATTTCTCCGCCGACTTCGTAAGGAGCACGGATAGCGAGTCCCGTCTTCGGGTCTCGCCTGATCTGGCCAGTCTCCGCATCGACTTCGACGGGGACTATCTTGTTTCTGTACTTTATACGGAGCAATAGCCCATGGTGAccgatggcgttggcgaggaagtcTCCGCGGGACAGGTTATGGAGACCCAGCGCGCCTTCGGTGCTGTTGTAGAACTCGCATATGGTATCGATGCCGAATCGGTCTTGGAAGCGTTTCCATACGTCAGGCCGGCAGCCGTTGCCGAACACTGCGTGGACGCTGTGATCTTTGTCacgcggcgagggcggtgcTGCTAAAAGGTAACGGAGTGTCTCGCCAACATACACAAACCATGTCGCGTGGGAGTCGCGGATGTCGGCCCAGAAGTTCGAGACGCTGAACTTGGGTGCCATACAAACAGTCGATCCGGACTAATTATTGATCAGGTCAGTTTGTCAGATTTGATGCGTCTCAAAGATGAGGCAATTACCAGGATTTGTGATATCATTGTAATGCCGCCAGTTCCGTGATAGTATGGCTGTCAATTCGAACGGAATATCAGTCGGGAGCTTTTCAGATAAACCACGGAGCTGTACCAACCATGCATATGTAGCATCTTTCCCGATTTCCATTCACCGGATGAAAGCCAAGTTCATTCTACACGGATCAGCCACTGCAAGGAGAGACAAAAAAACGAGCAGGAATTTCAACTTGCCGGCAACGACAAACCAcctgcggcagcggcaggcaAAGTGACGGCTTTGGGAAGACCTGTGGTGCCACTATGATTGTCAGACGAGACCATGCGATGGCCCTATGAAAAGCGCAATTACCTGGTATAGAACATGGCCATTGCATCGCCAGGCGTCATTGAGCTTCGCAGTTCATCTCCCGGCCGCACAGGATCCATCTGGTAGATGTGCGGTCTCTCTTGTCCTATGTTGATGACTTTGATGCCTTTCAGGCCGAGTTCAGTTTGGACATCCTCGTACTTGGCGGCAATGTCCGGGcctccgtcgacgaccaCCAACTTGGCTGTGCTGATCTCAATACACCCGAGGAGggccttgccggcgaggtTGTAGTTGATCATGGCTGGGGCCGCGCCGATAGCGAGCAATCCCACCCAGGCGAAAGCGAAGTCCGGCGAGTTCTGCATGAACAAGGCGACGAAATCACCGGGTTTCACGCCATGAGACAGGAAGACCTGGGCGTATTGGTTCGATCTGTCGTAGGCTACCTTCCAAGATACGCTGCCGTCTCGCGTCCAGATAGCTTCGTCGTAAGGGTGCCTTTGCACCGATTCTTCGAAAATATAGAACGGAGATACGCGGCCTGCCTTGACTGGCGATCAATCCGGTCAGTACGGGGGACTCATCAGATTGGGCCTCGAGACTCTCACCGGAGTCTTTGATTGCTTTGGTCACtgcccgacgacgtcggaGCGTGCTGATGTCCTTTGATAAATGATACTTGGAATCAAGGTACATGCCAGAGGCCACGCCTCCCGCAAGCGCGGCCGCTGCAACTACTACAGAGTCAGCTCAAATTGCGTTCCAATGCAACGTGTCGTAGTCATTGTTTCCCAATGACCCCGATCGCGACTGGGGGCTCTAGATGCTGTCAGCTCTCACCAAGTGCCATGGCTATTTCTAACGCTCGGTATCCCGCTGACGAGCTTTCTGTATCTTTTCGTTCAGTTGTGGGTTAATGCGTGGAGAGATTTACGCGTCGTCAGAAGAAAGGGACCTTGGAGCTGTGAGGGTTAAGAGATGGCCTGTGAAACGGAGACAAATCGGCATCATATCATTTTTGACCATCTTCCCCGGCAAAAAGCTCAAAGCTTTCCTTGGAACAGGGCCCCCTATGGAACGTGGGGGACGCAGAGACCATGAAATCTCCGTTTTGCCGAGGTCTTTGAGCTGAATCGGTTGCGTTTGGGTGTTCTCATTCCCGTCTGCCGAGCTCCCGCACTGGCCGAGCTCCCCCAGCTTTTCTAGGTTCCCTTACCCAAAACGAACAGCCGGCAGATGCTTTTCATGCGAAGCCCAGCAGGAAGTGGGAGTGAGTGGTGGCCACTACCTTAGGTGTGCCACCAAGTACGCCGTTACCCCAGACGTGGCGCCGTCATACACAACACTATCTCCGCTAGCGGAAACCAAAAATTGGGGTAGACGCGGAGAGGTGGCGCTGTATATGACTTGGCAACTTCAGCCAAGGTACCACTATTACAAGTATTTACGGTCCGACTCAGtgctccctctctctcccttgtGTTACGAACGGGGAGATGACAAAGAGTTCCCCGTCGTTTCG
Protein-coding sequences here:
- a CDS encoding Putative alpha-mannosyltransferase, nucleotide-diphospho-sugar transferase; its protein translation is MAGAKRTRVGFALFITWFLILLFRNNDTGTQSSQSSNGGPPEDSLRDSPFDENIPPPSRSESGILDGTLDSRPQTQQAQLIPDAHKLTAADEFIPHFAAVIDLKGISQQEARAACTWPAETYVDFQFSDSLEWAIEDRPVLEIELRRREWHDFVQGQMIPYASVKDRFSGRGLVIVAGNADTVMRVKVILRQLKKLGSTIPVEIHYWDNEMDIGAMADLNVLYEPIYYNDLSKDHNIVHIKKDGIFGINYQLKTAALLNSRWAEPLLLDSDNIPVLDPAILYDSLQYTEYHAVFWPDIARTRPQNPTWAIFNTPCRMAEHEQESGQLLVDKRRFWYHLQLASWLNNEQGKYYNDFLLGDKDMFRFAWHALRTTFGKPRKWLTSVGTENEGFYCGHSFAQYHPDDGRVAFLHGGLVKTVSLEVMRWNRDVKGGYLRHYKRALSEESPEVSVKVGIKWDGAAYMPFHSNKLAAAQCTDMSDVEARDLNDLLPGFEQTFREIGGYWQLDQEDSTKLVEGRQFVDTQ
- a CDS encoding Putative AMP-dependent synthetase/ligase domain, AMP-binding, ANL domain-containing protein, with product MALVAAAALAGGVASGMYLDSKYHLSKDISTLRRRRAVTKAIKDSVKAGRVSPFYIFEESVQRHPYDEAIWTRDGSVSWKVAYDRSNQYAQVFLSHGVKPGDFVALFMQNSPDFAFAWVGLLAIGAAPAMINYNLAGKALLGCIEISTAKLVVVDGGPDIAAKYEDVQTELGLKGIKVINIGQERPHIYQMDPVRPGDELRSSMTPGDAMAMFYTSGTTGLPKAVTLPAAAAGGLSLPNELGFHPVNGNRERCYICMPYYHGTGGITMISQILSGSTVCMAPKFSVSNFWADIRDSHATWFVYVGETLRYLLAAPPSPRDKDHSVHAVFGNGCRPDVWKRFQDRFGIDTICEFYNSTEGALGLHNLSRGDFLANAIGHHGLLLRIKYRNKIVPVEVDAETGQIRRDPKTGLAIRAPYEVGGEILTEHPGERAFPGYFNNEDATSKKFVRDVVKKGDCFYRTGDSMRRDGDGRWFFLDRLGDTYRWKGENVSTAEVSEVLGSYPGVNEAVVYGVQLPGHDGKAGAAALDITPSQKSSFDFADFLSYARARLPRYAVPVFVRLLNEGTATHNNKQNKVPLKNEGVDPSQVQGGDQVLWIEKLGKGNTYVPFTQDDWNNLGIGRAKL